The following proteins are encoded in a genomic region of Primulina huaijiensis isolate GDHJ02 chromosome 3, ASM1229523v2, whole genome shotgun sequence:
- the LOC140974564 gene encoding protein SICKLE, with the protein MEESEKRRERLKAMRMEAAKADISIDSESSGILSHSLSNPLNENEPAPSTAVQYSRPRFDYYTDPMSAFSADKRRNNFSHQVSQGYSSMPPNMTSSPQAPGNIHSQSSSLGTPMGVAGPLGKPQGYTSNTWGGSYSSLNYNYPPNMRDVNLPNPSVGRGDTPHAVHGWGRGGIHSSSPRPQFLSHHDSPNMLDVNFPNSGAGWGDSPNAVHGWGRGVRYSNSPRPQLHSHHDSRRGIGHYSDWGRGRGVGPSARRGKDSKDPVSAELRPDLYYNKEMLEDPWKGMTPVIWKGPNSDGSWLPKSISVKKARPSPEASQKSVSQPSLAEYLATLNDTVNEPTHEEHEQSEVRES; encoded by the exons ATGGAAGAATCAGAGAAAAGAAGGGAAAGACTGAAAGCTATGCGAATGGAAGCTGCTAAAGCAGATATTAGTATTGACTCTGAGAGTTCTGGAATCCTATCTCATAGCCTATCCAACCCTCTGAATGAAAATGAACCTGCTCCTTCAACTGCGGTACAATATTCTCGTCCGAGATTTGATTATTATACAGACCCTATGTCAGCTTTTTCTGCAGATAAAAGGAGAAATAACTTCTCGCATCAGGTCTCGCAGGGATATTCCAGCATGCCTCCAA ATATGACTTCATCCCCCCAAGCACCCGGAAACATTCACAGTCAGAGTTCCTCTCTCGGAACCCCAATGGGAGTAGCAGGTCCTTTGGGCAAACCTCAAGGATATACTTCAAATACTTGGGGAGGATCATACAGCAGCTTAAACTACAACTATCCGCCAAATATGCGAGATGTTAACCTTCCAAATCCAAGCGTTGGCCGGGGAGATACTCCTCATGCTGTTCATGGTTGGGGCAGGGGTGGTATACACAGCAGCAGTCCCCGCCCCCAATTTCTCTCCCACCATGATTCACCAAATATGCTAGATGTTAACTTTCCAAATTCAGGTGCCGGCTGGGGAGATTCTCCTAATGCTGTTCATGGTTGGGGCAGGGGTGTTAGATACAGCAACAGCCCCCGCCCCCAACTCCACTCCCACCATGATTCACGACGTGGTATCGGCCATTATTCTGATTGGGGGAGAGGCAGGGGTGTGGGACCAAGTGCTAGGAGAGGAAAAGATTCTAAGGATCCTGTGTCAGCAGAGTTACGTCCAGACTTGTATTACAATAAAGAAATGTTAGAAGATCCATGGAAAGGGATGACTCCTGTTATTTGGAAGGGCCCAAATTCAGATGGTTCCTGGCTTCCAAAATCTATTAGCGTGAAGAAAGCCAGACCTTCTCCTGAAGCTTCACAAAAGTCAGTTTCTCAACCGAGCCTTGCCGAATACCTTGCCACATTGAATGATACTGTTAACGAGCCAACACATGAAGAACATGAGCAATCAGAAGTAAGGGAGTCATAA